A stretch of Anaeromyxobacter dehalogenans 2CP-1 DNA encodes these proteins:
- a CDS encoding ExbD/TolR family protein codes for MALGGPSSGDGGEDEVGGGIFADINITPLTDIFLVLLIIFMVTTTAIAEAGQEKGGFKVNLPKGGKGEASQIPQDLAVAVLADGRAVVGGKVLADDALTAAFAEAAGRNAELVVLVQADEGVPHGRVVQVMELARGAGLSRLAIATRADAASGGGGGR; via the coding sequence ATGGCGCTCGGCGGACCCTCGAGCGGCGACGGCGGCGAGGACGAGGTCGGCGGCGGGATCTTCGCCGACATCAACATCACGCCGCTCACCGACATCTTCCTCGTCCTCCTCATCATCTTCATGGTGACGACCACGGCGATCGCCGAGGCCGGCCAGGAGAAGGGCGGCTTCAAGGTGAACCTGCCGAAGGGCGGGAAGGGCGAGGCTTCGCAGATCCCGCAGGACCTGGCGGTGGCGGTGCTCGCCGACGGGCGCGCGGTGGTGGGCGGGAAGGTGCTCGCCGACGACGCGCTCACCGCCGCGTTCGCCGAGGCGGCCGGCCGCAACGCGGAGCTGGTGGTGCTGGTGCAGGCGGACGAGGGCGTGCCGCACGGCCGGGTGGTGCAGGTGATGGAGCTCGCCCGCGGCGCCGGCCTGAGCCGGCTGGCCATCGCCACCCGCGCGGACGCCGCGTCCGGTGGCGGCGGTGGCCGCTGA
- a CDS encoding MotA/TolQ/ExbB proton channel family protein has protein sequence MDTSLVGIMKTGSASMWIIVACSVIALAVAIERGIALWGFTARAKSLADAVTRALYRGDLEDGRAQCERSGSPAADVFLAGLVAVAPRPGPGGRAPAPTAEKIAAAVERERQQVNLKLRRNLWILGTVGATAPFVGLFGTVVGIMHAFRQMAATGQGGFTVVAAGISEALVTTAGGIAVAIEAVVIFNFLNVHVQKLALQLRLLTEEYLEIVKEVLAGGARPQEPAARSAGEG, from the coding sequence TTGGACACCAGCCTCGTCGGCATCATGAAGACCGGCAGCGCGTCGATGTGGATCATCGTCGCGTGCTCGGTCATCGCGCTCGCGGTCGCCATCGAGCGCGGCATCGCGCTCTGGGGCTTCACCGCCCGGGCGAAGAGCCTGGCCGACGCGGTGACCCGCGCGCTGTACCGGGGCGACCTCGAGGACGGGCGCGCGCAGTGCGAGCGCTCCGGCTCGCCGGCGGCCGACGTGTTCCTGGCCGGCCTGGTGGCGGTGGCGCCGCGGCCGGGCCCCGGCGGCCGGGCCCCGGCGCCCACCGCCGAGAAGATCGCCGCGGCGGTGGAGCGCGAGCGCCAGCAGGTGAACCTGAAGCTCCGCCGCAACCTGTGGATCCTCGGCACCGTCGGCGCCACCGCGCCGTTCGTGGGCCTGTTCGGCACCGTGGTCGGCATCATGCACGCGTTCCGCCAGATGGCCGCCACCGGGCAGGGCGGCTTCACGGTGGTGGCGGCCGGCATCTCCGAGGCGCTCGTCACCACCGCGGGCGGCATCGCGGTGGCGATCGAGGCGGTGGTGATCTTCAACTTCCTCAACGTGCACGTGCAGAAGCTCGCGCTGCAGCTCCGCCTGCTCACCGAGGAGTACCTCGAGATCGTGAAGGAGGTCCTCGCGGGCGGCGCCCGCCCGCAGGAGCCCGCGGCCCGCAGCGCCGGGGAGGGCTAG
- a CDS encoding LolA family protein, which yields MPTRARIALAPSRLAALALAALATAGCRPRVPPPDLSLDPAALLAQVQAAQGRVRAVRGEARVAVDAQGQSGTVSQFVAAEVPDRLHLETLDFFGNVAAVLVAADGRFSLYDARSKVLYRGEATPENLARLVPLPLTAGELVRILCGGAPLLDGRPAAAEPGAGHVALTLEAGPWAQVLRIGRGAAVERSWRTVEGGGPGEYDLAFGAFSPASEGRFPSEVKLRSERPRVRLELRWREVEVNPALDPGLFRLDPPRGARVVELDERSAPPPPDLFRAEPAPAPGSPGRAD from the coding sequence ATGCCCACCCGAGCCCGCATCGCCCTCGCGCCCTCCCGCCTCGCCGCGCTCGCGCTCGCCGCGCTGGCCACCGCCGGCTGCCGCCCACGCGTGCCGCCCCCCGACCTGTCGCTCGACCCGGCCGCGCTGCTCGCGCAGGTCCAGGCGGCGCAGGGGAGGGTGCGCGCGGTGCGCGGCGAGGCCCGCGTCGCGGTGGACGCGCAGGGGCAGTCGGGCACCGTCTCGCAGTTCGTGGCGGCGGAGGTGCCGGACCGGCTGCACCTCGAGACGCTCGACTTCTTCGGGAACGTGGCCGCCGTGCTGGTCGCGGCCGACGGGCGCTTCTCGCTGTACGACGCGCGGAGCAAGGTGCTCTACCGCGGCGAGGCGACCCCCGAGAACCTGGCGCGCCTGGTGCCGCTGCCGCTCACGGCGGGCGAGCTGGTGCGGATCCTGTGCGGCGGCGCGCCGCTCCTCGACGGCCGGCCCGCCGCCGCCGAGCCCGGCGCCGGCCACGTCGCGCTCACGCTCGAGGCGGGCCCGTGGGCGCAGGTGCTGCGGATCGGGCGGGGCGCGGCGGTGGAGCGCTCCTGGCGCACGGTCGAGGGGGGCGGGCCGGGCGAATACGACCTCGCCTTCGGCGCGTTCTCGCCCGCGAGCGAGGGGCGCTTCCCGTCCGAGGTGAAGCTGCGCTCGGAGCGCCCGCGCGTCCGGCTCGAGCTGCGCTGGCGGGAGGTGGAGGTGAACCCCGCCCTCGATCCCGGCCTGTTCCGGCTGGACCCGCCGCGCGGCGCGCGCGTGGTCGAGCTGGACGAGCGCTCTGCCCCGCCGCCGCCGGACCTGTTCCGCGCCGAGCCGGCGCCCGCTCCCGGGTCCCCCGGCCGGGCCGACTGA
- a CDS encoding TRAP transporter TatT component family protein — protein sequence MNASRTPLAALAAAAAVALAGPACRRAAEAPPPASPDAARAAAERYEQALAEGDRAYADRDEPARLAEAIAAYGRAATVRPRDPGPELRIARAEAFAGLAAEDPARARQAWDASARAAERALRALSPAWAQAIDQGDDPAAAAARVEAPGAEALYWLALGSMRSAQTSGYAAVLAVKDATLAMMSRTAALDERVDAAGPHRALGAWRAALPVAAGGGAAAARAHFDRARALFPAEPLARVAEAETYAVLVQDRALFERLLGEVLAPGDGGDPDRAPERGVARRRAKALLERAGRLF from the coding sequence GTGAACGCCTCCCGGACCCCCCTGGCCGCCCTCGCGGCCGCGGCCGCCGTGGCGCTGGCCGGGCCCGCGTGCCGGCGCGCCGCAGAGGCGCCGCCGCCCGCGTCGCCCGACGCCGCGCGCGCCGCCGCCGAGCGCTACGAGCAGGCGCTCGCGGAGGGCGACCGCGCCTACGCCGATCGCGACGAGCCGGCCCGCCTCGCCGAGGCGATCGCCGCCTACGGGCGCGCCGCCACGGTCCGCCCCCGCGATCCGGGCCCCGAGCTGCGCATCGCGCGCGCCGAGGCGTTCGCCGGCCTCGCCGCCGAGGATCCCGCGCGCGCCCGGCAGGCCTGGGACGCATCCGCGCGGGCGGCGGAGCGGGCGCTGCGGGCGCTCTCGCCGGCGTGGGCGCAGGCCATCGACCAAGGCGACGATCCGGCCGCCGCCGCCGCGCGGGTGGAGGCGCCCGGGGCGGAGGCGCTCTACTGGCTCGCGCTCGGGTCGATGCGCTCGGCCCAGACGAGCGGCTACGCCGCGGTCCTCGCGGTGAAGGACGCGACGCTCGCCATGATGTCGCGCACCGCCGCGCTCGACGAGCGCGTGGACGCGGCCGGCCCGCACCGCGCCCTGGGCGCCTGGCGCGCGGCGCTCCCGGTCGCGGCCGGCGGGGGCGCGGCCGCGGCGCGGGCCCACTTCGATCGCGCGCGGGCGCTGTTCCCCGCCGAGCCGCTGGCCCGCGTCGCCGAGGCCGAGACCTACGCGGTCCTGGTCCAGGATCGCGCGCTGTTCGAGCGGCTGCTCGGCGAGGTGCTCGCGCCGGGCGACGGGGGCGACCCGGATCGCGCCCCGGAGCGCGGGGTGGCGCGCCGCCGGGCGAAGGCGCTGCTGGAGCGCGCCGGCCGGCTGTTCTAG
- a CDS encoding MaoC family dehydratase, with protein MTLTARQLYFEAVKVGDELPPLVKPPVDRLQIARYAGAAQDWNPLCIDEVHAKNAGFPSALAPGMLSMGFLGELVMDWVRGARLRRFQARFVKIVWPGDVLTVRGRVVDRRFEEGGRYAVDIETWAENHRGELVVRGLASFQLYYSADDETRQRAGQAPLVVTPAEEEARLAKLSRAQPPRPAPVTGRSLAPPRPLAPPPAPQRPAPPAGARPAPAPAAAPRPPAAAPARPGAAPSRPAQPPRPATQAARPPAPAARPAPGARPASATRAPAAAVKAKRPAAPARPAAKRPAAGNAKGPARPHPAKRPARKEKAAGARARAPGRKPGGKKRR; from the coding sequence ATGACGCTCACCGCACGCCAGCTCTACTTCGAGGCGGTCAAGGTGGGGGACGAGCTGCCCCCGCTGGTGAAGCCGCCGGTGGACCGCCTGCAGATCGCGCGCTACGCCGGCGCGGCGCAGGACTGGAACCCGCTCTGCATCGACGAGGTCCACGCGAAGAACGCCGGGTTCCCCAGCGCGCTCGCCCCCGGCATGCTCAGCATGGGCTTCCTGGGCGAGCTGGTGATGGACTGGGTGCGCGGCGCGCGGCTGCGCCGGTTCCAGGCGCGGTTCGTCAAGATCGTGTGGCCCGGCGACGTGCTCACGGTGCGCGGCCGCGTGGTGGACCGGCGCTTCGAGGAGGGCGGCCGCTACGCGGTGGACATCGAGACCTGGGCCGAGAACCACCGCGGGGAGCTGGTGGTGCGCGGCCTCGCCTCGTTCCAGCTCTACTACAGCGCCGACGACGAGACCCGGCAGCGCGCCGGGCAGGCGCCGCTGGTGGTGACGCCGGCCGAGGAGGAGGCGCGGCTCGCGAAGCTGTCGCGCGCGCAGCCGCCGCGCCCGGCGCCGGTCACCGGGCGGTCGCTGGCGCCGCCGCGTCCGCTCGCGCCGCCCCCGGCGCCGCAGCGGCCCGCCCCGCCCGCCGGTGCCCGCCCCGCGCCGGCGCCCGCCGCGGCGCCGCGTCCCCCCGCCGCCGCGCCGGCCCGGCCCGGCGCCGCCCCGTCGCGCCCCGCACAGCCGCCGCGCCCGGCGACGCAGGCCGCGCGCCCGCCCGCGCCCGCCGCGCGTCCGGCGCCCGGCGCGCGCCCCGCGTCCGCCACCCGTGCACCGGCGGCGGCCGTGAAGGCGAAGCGCCCCGCCGCGCCTGCTCGCCCCGCCGCGAAGCGCCCCGCCGCCGGGAACGCCAAGGGGCCGGCGCGGCCGCACCCGGCGAAGCGCCCGGCCCGCAAGGAGAAGGCGGCCGGCGCCCGCGCCCGCGCCCCCGGCCGCAAGCCGGGCGGGAAGAAGCGGCGGTGA
- a CDS encoding MaoC family dehydratase N-terminal domain-containing protein, with translation MLDRSLIGRESEPVVHEVERGAIRRFAEALGDPNPLYQDEAVARAAGFPALVAPPTFPAALTSNERFRHSLDLGTRSVLHGEQQLEYARPLVAGDRITVVTRVADVQERAGASGPTDVLVLEDEGRDPEGKVVFRSRETLLLRR, from the coding sequence ATGCTCGACAGATCGCTGATCGGCAGGGAGAGCGAGCCGGTGGTCCACGAGGTGGAGCGCGGCGCGATCCGCCGCTTCGCCGAGGCGCTCGGCGACCCCAACCCGCTCTACCAGGACGAGGCCGTCGCCCGCGCCGCCGGCTTCCCGGCGCTGGTCGCCCCGCCGACGTTCCCGGCGGCGCTCACCTCCAACGAGCGCTTCCGCCACTCGCTCGACCTCGGAACGCGCTCGGTGCTGCACGGCGAGCAGCAGCTCGAGTACGCCCGGCCGCTGGTGGCCGGCGACCGCATCACCGTGGTGACCCGGGTGGCCGACGTGCAGGAGCGCGCCGGCGCGAGCGGCCCCACCGACGTCCTCGTGCTCGAGGACGAGGGCCGCGACCCGGAGGGCAAGGTGGTGTTCCGGTCGCGCGAGACGCTGCTGCTGCGCCGCTGA
- a CDS encoding dihydrodipicolinate reductase: MDARGIPVVVMGLGEIGRAIARAVIARPDLELVGAVDSGASLAGRPLGELLGVPAPALKIAADPKAAFAAAKGGVLLLATASTLDAVRPDLERAVRAGLSVVSTCEELAYPWLRHEEAADALDALCEQRNVAVLGTGANPGFVLDRLAAVLGHATGPVRHVRGLRVVDASKRRAALLRKIGAGLDEDAFHEAAERGEVGHVGLAESAALAATGLGLGVDEVDEELAPLVAEEDARGGPVPVRRGQVAGFTQVARVFAEEREVVRLELTIAVDADDPRDEVELDADPPLRLVVPGGIPGDAATAAAVVNAAAAVTELRGLVTVLDLPAGR; encoded by the coding sequence TTGGACGCGCGCGGCATCCCGGTGGTGGTGATGGGCCTCGGCGAGATCGGACGGGCGATCGCCCGCGCCGTGATCGCCCGTCCGGACCTCGAGCTGGTCGGCGCGGTGGACTCCGGCGCCTCGCTGGCCGGCCGGCCGCTCGGCGAGCTGCTGGGGGTCCCCGCGCCCGCCCTGAAGATCGCGGCGGACCCGAAGGCGGCGTTCGCCGCGGCGAAGGGGGGCGTGCTGCTGCTCGCGACCGCGAGCACGCTCGACGCCGTCCGCCCCGACCTCGAGCGCGCGGTGCGCGCCGGGCTCTCGGTGGTGTCCACCTGCGAGGAGCTCGCGTACCCGTGGCTGCGCCACGAGGAGGCCGCCGACGCGCTCGACGCGCTCTGCGAGCAGCGCAACGTGGCCGTGCTCGGCACCGGCGCGAACCCGGGCTTCGTGCTCGACCGGCTGGCCGCGGTGCTCGGGCACGCGACCGGCCCGGTGCGCCACGTGCGCGGCCTGCGGGTGGTGGACGCGTCGAAGCGGCGCGCGGCGCTGCTGCGGAAGATCGGCGCCGGCCTCGACGAGGACGCGTTCCACGAGGCCGCCGAGCGCGGCGAGGTCGGGCACGTGGGCCTGGCCGAGTCGGCCGCGCTCGCCGCCACCGGCCTCGGGCTCGGGGTGGACGAGGTGGACGAGGAGCTCGCGCCGCTGGTCGCGGAGGAGGACGCGCGCGGCGGCCCGGTGCCGGTCCGGCGCGGGCAGGTGGCGGGCTTCACGCAGGTCGCGCGCGTGTTCGCCGAGGAGCGCGAGGTGGTGCGGCTCGAGCTGACCATCGCGGTGGACGCGGACGACCCGCGCGACGAGGTCGAGCTGGACGCGGACCCGCCGCTCCGGCTGGTGGTGCCGGGCGGCATCCCCGGCGACGCCGCCACCGCCGCGGCGGTGGTGAACGCGGCGGCGGCGGTGACGGAGCTGCGCGGGCTGGTCACGGTGCTCGACCTGCCCGCGGGCCGGTGA
- a CDS encoding TlpA family protein disulfide reductase has product MSTRSVRPAAALAALVALVGLAACKESRPAVSQAELDRFGIERATSVPAPPIELISLDGTRFSLASAKGQVVFVNFWATWCPPCRTEMPSMLALGRELEAKYPGKFRMVAVSVDEAWDPVREFISAPPYMGSTAGATVVLDADQSVTMRYYCAARGGCPDSYKFPESYIVGKDGKLVSMVIGPREWSVPVARAYLEQLIGS; this is encoded by the coding sequence ATGAGCACCCGGTCCGTCCGCCCGGCCGCCGCCCTCGCCGCCCTCGTTGCGCTGGTGGGGCTCGCCGCCTGCAAGGAGTCCCGCCCCGCCGTCTCCCAGGCCGAGCTCGATCGCTTCGGGATCGAGCGCGCCACGTCGGTGCCGGCGCCGCCCATCGAGCTCATCTCGCTCGACGGCACCCGGTTCTCGCTGGCGAGCGCGAAGGGGCAGGTGGTGTTCGTGAACTTCTGGGCCACCTGGTGCCCGCCCTGCCGCACCGAGATGCCCTCGATGCTGGCCCTCGGTCGGGAGCTGGAGGCGAAGTACCCGGGCAAGTTCCGGATGGTCGCGGTCTCGGTCGACGAGGCCTGGGACCCCGTGCGCGAGTTCATCTCCGCGCCTCCCTACATGGGGTCGACCGCCGGGGCCACGGTGGTGCTCGACGCGGACCAGTCGGTCACGATGCGCTACTACTGCGCCGCCCGCGGCGGCTGCCCGGACTCGTACAAGTTCCCCGAGTCGTACATCGTCGGGAAGGACGGGAAGCTCGTCTCGATGGTGATCGGGCCGCGCGAGTGGTCGGTCCCGGTGGCGCGCGCCTACCTCGAGCAGCTCATCGGGTCCTGA
- a CDS encoding DUF4388 domain-containing protein: protein MRGLMGSFAVLPLGELVELLARRAMTGALTCERGSVRKTLQLRGGAAVAAASNDPREFLGQLLVNYGHLTEAQLQKAFETQEQTRVRLGRVLVMVGLVAPETVREVLAIKIRETLLDVFLWDSGVFTFDDAPPAAVDELDPEVPLAEIAREAEFRATAWSAFRAQFPSGAATLEVDEARVPPGLAPGTVDGRLLALARAGKTIDEVGLALNATDFHLHQRLYALANQGVLRAAAPAPEVGAVAVEREAAELVERARGLLADGRADEAELAAARAAELAPAWAPARAARAEAEAVLGERLQAELLGGTLRPAAQVSAPDLARMRLPAADRYLLSRCDGKRSVAELVRAAPMRELDVLKALRRFADSGLVGW, encoded by the coding sequence GTGCGCGGCCTCATGGGCAGCTTCGCGGTGCTCCCGCTCGGCGAGCTGGTGGAGCTGCTCGCGCGGCGCGCCATGACCGGCGCGCTCACCTGCGAGCGCGGCTCGGTGCGCAAGACGCTGCAGCTCCGCGGCGGCGCGGCGGTGGCGGCCGCGTCCAACGATCCGCGCGAGTTCCTCGGCCAGCTGCTCGTCAACTACGGCCACCTCACCGAGGCGCAGCTGCAGAAGGCGTTCGAGACGCAGGAGCAGACGCGCGTCCGGCTGGGCCGGGTGCTCGTCATGGTGGGCCTGGTGGCGCCGGAGACGGTGCGCGAGGTGCTCGCCATCAAGATCCGCGAGACGCTGCTCGACGTGTTCCTGTGGGACTCGGGGGTGTTCACGTTCGACGACGCGCCGCCGGCCGCCGTGGACGAGCTCGATCCGGAGGTGCCGCTCGCCGAGATCGCGCGCGAGGCGGAGTTCCGCGCCACCGCGTGGAGCGCGTTCCGCGCGCAGTTCCCGAGCGGCGCCGCCACGCTGGAGGTGGACGAGGCGCGCGTGCCGCCGGGCCTCGCGCCCGGCACGGTGGACGGGCGGCTGCTCGCGCTGGCGCGCGCCGGGAAGACCATCGACGAGGTCGGCCTCGCGCTCAACGCCACCGACTTCCACCTGCACCAGCGGCTCTACGCGCTCGCGAACCAGGGCGTGCTCCGCGCCGCCGCGCCCGCGCCGGAGGTGGGCGCCGTCGCGGTGGAGCGCGAGGCGGCGGAGCTGGTGGAGCGCGCCCGCGGGCTGCTCGCCGACGGGCGCGCGGACGAGGCGGAGCTGGCGGCCGCGCGCGCGGCCGAGCTGGCGCCGGCGTGGGCGCCCGCGCGCGCGGCGCGGGCGGAGGCGGAGGCGGTGCTCGGGGAGCGGCTCCAGGCGGAGCTGCTCGGAGGAACGCTCCGGCCGGCGGCGCAGGTGTCGGCGCCGGATCTGGCGCGCATGCGGCTGCCGGCGGCGGATCGGTACCTGCTCTCGCGGTGCGACGGGAAGCGCAGCGTGGCCGAGCTGGTGCGCGCGGCGCCGATGCGCGAGCTGGACGTGCTGAAGGCGCTGCGGAGGTTCGCGGATTCGGGGTTGGTGGGGTGGTGA
- a CDS encoding HNH endonuclease, with the protein MDNAAEFTKRLVSLLRSERHAMAEFLVALAEFDRRGLWQQRGHTSLFSFLRRELGLSAGAAQYRKTAAELIQRYPAIEGALRDGKLCLSSVCELAKVVTAENCAEVLPRFYGLSSRDAAEVAASIRPVENPPRREVVVPIRAAAVPAAVTAPGAAPVLFRAPEPNAPNRVEIAAPVEPARSEPVDLRAAPRAAKPGSVDWLDGDSARMHLTVSKAFLKKLDAARDALSHSMPGASRENVLEAALDLLIADRERRKGLTARPQKTVRPSTRPDHIPAHVRREVWARDGGRCTFLLASGERCGSTHRLELDHILPRACGGASTADNLRIRCRGHNLDEARRVLGDALVDAYAGGWRRSG; encoded by the coding sequence ATGGACAACGCAGCCGAGTTCACGAAGCGTCTCGTCTCCCTGCTCCGTTCCGAGCGGCACGCCATGGCGGAGTTCCTGGTGGCGCTGGCGGAGTTCGACCGGCGGGGCCTTTGGCAGCAGCGCGGGCACACGTCGCTGTTCTCGTTCCTCCGGCGTGAGCTGGGGCTGTCGGCCGGCGCGGCGCAGTACCGGAAGACGGCGGCGGAGCTCATCCAGCGGTACCCGGCGATCGAGGGTGCGCTTCGGGACGGGAAGTTGTGCCTGTCGTCGGTGTGCGAGTTGGCGAAGGTGGTGACGGCCGAAAACTGCGCGGAGGTCCTGCCGCGGTTCTACGGGCTGTCGAGCCGGGATGCGGCGGAGGTGGCTGCCTCGATCCGGCCCGTGGAGAACCCGCCTCGGCGCGAGGTCGTCGTGCCGATCCGGGCGGCGGCTGTGCCGGCGGCGGTGACGGCGCCTGGCGCAGCGCCGGTTCTATTTCGGGCGCCCGAACCAAATGCACCCAACCGGGTCGAGATCGCGGCTCCTGTAGAACCCGCTCGCAGTGAGCCTGTCGACCTGCGAGCGGCGCCGCGTGCTGCGAAGCCCGGCTCGGTCGACTGGCTCGACGGGGATTCGGCGCGCATGCACCTCACCGTCTCCAAGGCATTCTTGAAGAAGCTCGACGCCGCGCGGGACGCGCTCTCGCACTCCATGCCCGGCGCCAGCCGCGAGAACGTCCTCGAGGCGGCGCTCGATCTGCTCATCGCCGATCGTGAACGGCGCAAGGGGCTCACGGCTCGGCCGCAGAAGACCGTCCGTCCCTCCACGCGGCCGGACCACATTCCTGCCCACGTTCGCCGCGAGGTCTGGGCCCGCGACGGCGGGCGGTGCACCTTCCTCCTCGCGTCGGGGGAGCGCTGCGGGTCGACGCACCGGCTCGAGCTGGACCACATCCTTCCGCGCGCGTGCGGCGGGGCCTCGACGGCGGACAACCTTCGCATCCGCTGTCGTGGCCACAACCTCGATGAAGCCCGGCGGGTCCTCGGGGACGCGCTCGTGGACGCCTACGCGGGCGGCTGGCGCCGGTCCGGATGA
- a CDS encoding penicillin-binding transpeptidase domain-containing protein, with amino-acid sequence MKHSKLSVWLLPASALVLAGLAAPRPEPAHAAAPAASAAAGTPTSTSTPAAAERTAPLGEPRYDAALGRWVAPLGQGRAVLTIDPRLQARLERTLASNAVPWGVTVLIEPATGRVLAMAEHSEAEPARKGLARAALAPAASIFKIVTTAALLERGVRPDDEVCYHGGKRRLQPKLLADDPRRDSRCLSLTSALGHSANVVFAKLAGRDLGAAELRTAAGRFLFGEPIPFALPVEVSPAPIPEDPFELANTAAGFGPVRLSPLHAALLAATVANGGVFVPPSLVEEADGASPPVPPAPWRVIDEQVAGALAEAMRSTVTEGTARKVFRRGGPGSLRGVEVAGKTGSLTDPSPYRDYSWFVGYAPLDRPEVAVATLVVNGQKWRTRATAVARDALEAYFSNRVASAAAPGLRTAKAPAP; translated from the coding sequence ATGAAGCACTCCAAGCTCTCCGTCTGGCTCCTCCCCGCGAGCGCGCTCGTGCTCGCGGGACTGGCCGCCCCGCGCCCCGAGCCCGCCCACGCGGCGGCCCCGGCGGCGAGCGCCGCGGCCGGGACCCCTACTTCCACCTCCACCCCCGCCGCCGCCGAGCGGACAGCGCCGCTCGGGGAGCCCCGCTACGACGCCGCGCTGGGCCGATGGGTCGCGCCGCTCGGGCAGGGGCGGGCGGTGCTGACGATCGATCCGCGCCTGCAGGCGCGCCTCGAGCGCACGCTCGCGTCGAACGCCGTGCCCTGGGGCGTGACCGTCCTCATCGAGCCCGCCACCGGCCGCGTGCTCGCCATGGCCGAGCACTCGGAGGCCGAGCCCGCGCGCAAGGGGCTCGCGCGCGCCGCCCTGGCGCCCGCCGCCAGCATCTTCAAGATCGTGACCACCGCCGCGCTGCTCGAGCGCGGCGTCCGCCCCGATGACGAGGTCTGCTACCACGGCGGCAAGCGCCGCCTGCAGCCCAAGCTCCTCGCCGACGACCCGCGCCGCGACAGCCGCTGCCTCAGCCTCACCTCCGCGCTCGGCCACAGCGCCAACGTCGTGTTCGCGAAGCTCGCCGGCCGCGACCTCGGCGCCGCCGAGCTGCGCACCGCCGCCGGCCGGTTCCTGTTCGGCGAGCCCATCCCCTTCGCGCTGCCCGTGGAGGTCTCGCCCGCGCCCATCCCCGAGGATCCCTTCGAGCTCGCGAACACCGCCGCCGGCTTCGGCCCCGTGCGGCTGTCCCCCCTGCACGCCGCGCTCCTCGCCGCCACCGTCGCGAACGGCGGCGTGTTCGTCCCGCCCTCGCTGGTGGAGGAGGCCGACGGCGCCTCCCCGCCCGTGCCCCCCGCGCCCTGGCGCGTGATCGACGAGCAGGTCGCCGGCGCGCTCGCCGAGGCCATGCGCAGCACCGTGACCGAGGGCACCGCCCGCAAGGTGTTCCGCCGCGGCGGCCCCGGCTCGCTCCGTGGCGTCGAGGTGGCCGGCAAGACCGGCTCGCTGACCGACCCGTCGCCGTACCGCGACTACTCCTGGTTCGTCGGCTACGCGCCGCTGGATCGTCCCGAGGTCGCCGTCGCGACCCTGGTGGTGAACGGCCAGAAGTGGCGGACCCGCGCCACCGCCGTGGCCCGCGACGCGCTCGAGGCGTACTTCTCGAACCGCGTCGCCAGCGCTGCCGCGCCCGGCCTGCGGACCGCGAAGGCCCCGGCGCCCTGA